CAAATGACCCTGACTTCAGCGTAGTTGTGTAGACAATAATGTTTGTTCTAATGACATTTCTGATAAATGTGACTTTTCCGCTACCCCTTAGAAGGGACAATTGACTGCACTGCAAGCCAACATAAGTGCAGGTATTTATTGAGGATAttccccaccttaaatgcacaaaGAAGCTGCCTCCTGCAAACATTGCCAAACCTGAATTAAGAGCTAGAAAGAAAGCTGCTCACAACACAAGAAATTCAACCAACTGTTGCTGAAACAGAATAGTACTACGTTACGTGCTATCTTGGAGCTGCTATTAATTAATCCCATGATTTGTTAATGAAACCTTTAAGTGTATTATGGAAATAGCTAATGACATTTTAATTCCAGAAAAACAGTGCTGATTGTTTTTCTAGGCCTCTTAGCTCCATTAGCATAAATCTTTTCTAGAAGTTTATCTATTCTCTTTAATACTTTTCTATCATCTGTGGAAAATTTTTCTTTCTGTCACTCCACTTCTACTAAATTGTATCTGTGCAAATTCATTGGGCCCAAGCTACATGTATTTCTTTTAAGAGTATGTGGGATATTTTATAGTTTAGTTTTAGGGAAGTTCCCTCCCTTGTTTCATTTTCTTGTATGTTTACAATTTCATGAGTACCACATCCTGTTCTCGCCCCCATCTAGAAACTTTCACCAATTTTGCTGACAATTTCCAACTGTCTTGACTTGCCATGGTCCAACTCTACCTCTTCCATTCCTCAACTTCTCTATCTGGGGATAGGCTGGCACAAatatttactacaaacccaccaACTCCTGCGGATAGATTGTATTTTCTTCTACTCTGCTCCATTCCATTATCCAGCACCTCTGTCTCTTGGCAACAGTTCCAATTTTGCTGCCTCCCATTCCAGTACTTCCAATACATTTTACTTTTCCTTCAGTGCCAGATGCCTTGCTACTATAATTGACTAGGGTCTCAATCTGCTCCAATTCACATATCCCTGTTTTCAAACCTTCTTAAAACATCACAATAGGATTTCCCTTACACCCCCCCACCAGGCTTTGCTCAACTCTACAACAGTGCCACCACCAAGCAtacttccctctccccctccatccagCACTCCAAAGGAATCTGTCTCCTGGGGCACTTTACTGCCATTTCTACTCAGAACCACTCCTGTTCTCACAGTACCTTCTTCTAGTTGAAACACCTGCCCTATTACCCCGCCCTTTCCCACAATCCAGGATTCCAAAGACACTCCAAATGACTCAATGATTTACTTCTACTTCCAAACTGACATCATGTTTTTGCTGCTTACAATGCACCTGTGGAAAAAATTACTGGGGAAATCAAATACAGTATGCCTATTCCCACTCCAACCTCAGCCCTTGTAAACTCAAGGCAACTTGTTCTAACACCATGTACCATAACCTTCATAACAAATCTCTACGTGGCATCTTATCAGTTTCTGAAAATCCATGAAGGAAACATTATTACATAAACCTTTATGTATTAGCACATATTCTGCAATTatagaaaatttaaattaattagtcACACTAATAACGGCCAGCATGATTTTGAATATCATACTAACATCCCCCAGTCTTAGGACTTCTAAAGTTCACCCAGAAAGTGGGTAGAATTAACAAGACAACCCCTCCTTTTCATCCCCAAGTGATTCCACCCTTTGACCAGCTTTATTACATATTATTGCCACTTTCATTCAATCATGTTTCATACTCCCTCtacattgctgccatcaggcagaaggtacaggagcctgaagactcacacctcaagattcaacaactccttccccattgccatcaggttcttgaaccaacctgaaaattgACCTATTCTACCTGAGACTCTATTTCCCTCGACTTGACCTATCGttatgttatttttttgtttattgtgtcatgctagttatgtataatttatttaactttacaaacatgacaaacataagttacgtaatgcactgtactgtgctgctgcaaacagctaattttcatggcatttataccctgggtacgtatgcccatgacaataaatttgaagcTTGAACATTCTCAAGCACATTTTGTTTCCTTAATAAGACTTTTAATTCTCAGTCTTCTGCATATTTATATTGCTATCCTTTTCTCAAATTTTAATGTTATACTTGAGCTCAGCAAGGGAGAAAAATATAATCCAACAAAGGActttgacctggaacattggCTCTGCTTGACTTTGCACAGTtgattccagcagtttctgtttttatttcagatttccagcatctgcagttttgtgatttCTAATACATGTTAATGTTGCCTCACCGTAAATGGCTCTAAAGCAGAGTGCACTATGTAATTTCTGTGCAAGAAACTAACACTTTCTAATTTCTgccttgtgggtttttttttaaatttttcaggtTAGTTTCCTAAATTGAGGTTAAGTCTGTGAGAGAAAAGACAACTAAATACATGTTCTTTTGATTAAagaataaagcaaaatattcaaaatcaGAAGTTAGAAACTAGAAATACATTTTGGTAAAATAGCATTGaaaaatttacttaaaaaaaaacttgatcaacTTCACAAAATAATAACCAGTACTGAGTTATGCAATGGCTTGTAATTTCTGTTACTGAACAGAATTTAACCACAAATAAACTCCTCTCATCCAATTTAGAACATGATTAAcatcaatttaatttaaaatgcattcagGCAAAATAAATTTCAGATATAATAATATTTACATGACAATAATGATTGGACCAAGCAACTAAGTTAGTTACCACTCATTCAGATTTCTTTTGAGGAGCAGAGGGCAAAGAAAAAGGTGTTCCCAGGCTTTATTGATGTCTTGAATATTGGGCTGTATTATACAGATAACTAACAAGTGACTCTGTAAAGAACAGCTGGGTAGTTTGAGCACGTgcaacagcacattccagactttggtacctgcatattgaagtgtAGAAGTCAGGAATGTGCGAGAGACCAGTACAGGTTCATCTGATCACACACTCAGCGCCTAGACTCTCTAGTTGAGTCCAAAGACACTCCTTCTGTATCTTACAGAAGTTAATGGAAAGCAATAAATTCACACAAATCCTTTTGTGTAACAGCAAGCATCTCTGATCATCAGTGAAAAACCTAGAAAAGAAGAAGAATTCttggccctctctctctctttgatctTGCAATGTTAGTATCCTGAAGGGGAAGAATAAAGTTAGTTTTCTTTCACATTTCACTAACATAAGTGTAGTTATTGACTTTTGGGTGTTTAATGCTTATTGCTGGTAGCAAAGCATAAATATTGGTGTTCCCTGGaattaatacaatttttttttattccatttggGGAATTTTGTGAACTGGATGTCTCTCATTTTAAATTCAGCTGTTTTGACAATTCATATTCTAAATTTTGGATTAACAAAAGCCTTTAAGACAAGACTATGACTATGATTTGtaacttaatttttttcaaaacaaaagcatAATATGATAGATGCTGGTAATAAGAGATATTAAAGGtggaatgtttttaaatgtgaggggcaagagggaggcaagagagatgGCAGATCCTTCAGGAATTTACATGGTCAGGGGAAAACAAGGTGTGAAACCAAGTGTGAATGCTCTTTCAAACAGCCAGCACAGCCATGACAGGCTGCGTCCCCCTCCTGTTTAAACACATTTTTGATTTGGCCTCCCAAGCTTGGACTAGATCTTTCAAAGAACAAACTGATTATCAAATGACCTAGAAAAACTAGTtagggggggcgggggagaaaaTTTTTCTTCCCCCCTTTGAAATTACTGAATGACCTGCACATTAATAATTGTTTGTTCATTAAACATCCCATTACCTCACAACAAAAATACTTTTTCCAATTTTACTGAACTCTCTATCTGAGTTGTCTAATCCCAATGTACTACCTGAACTGATATTTGTAGACCATCCAATTTATTTTACAACTGCAAGAAATATATTCAAtttgttaatgttttaagttgtagtgAGCATACCTGGCTCTTTGCTTTCCAGGTTGCTGCATCCCCAATTCATGTGGTTATTTGGTTACTTTTTCCTACAACTGATCTACTTCTTTAACATTGCTCAGAGATTTGcaggtttttatttctctttatcttAATTATAACATACTTTGTTGCAATGTAACATGTTAAACCTGGAAAAGTTTACAGGTGAACGCCAATTACTTGTCATGTTATGACATTGTACCAGTTTCACAAATTAAGTAACACAATAGACTAGtaagaaatccaaaattaaaacccTTAAAGCATGTGACCAATAAGTTTATACACCCTTAGATTTGCTGAAAGGGTATATATCATTTAGAGTTGGGAGTCACATAAGTGGCAAAATGAGGGGACCCATATGATTATAgagcaatttaaaattaacagaaaTGCACAACTCTCCTATATACACAAAATGGATGACTATCCTTAAAACAAAAACTCCACGCAATACattacccctctccctccctagcCTCATGCATACCCACAAATCTCCTACCCCACTCTTCTCTGAAGCTTGGCAATTTAGAAGATCCAGTTCATTTAAAATTCATTGGTTAGAAAGACTGTATCTGGATTGGGCTCAGTTGATCACAGAGCTATAAAATCCAGTGCTGAAGTCacaggaatatttaaaaaaaggaatcagGCAAATTTCATGCgttacgaactgggttactattggtgaatgtctctttaagatagagcattgtgtgtgtgtgcgtgcagggcgtgatgacgtcaacagaagataaaggacgtaatgatgtttttgaagcagacagtcggggggggaagagagagggagagggagagggagagggagagggagagggagagggagagggagagggagagggagagggagagggagaggagagggagagggagagggagagggagagggagagggagagggagagggagagggagagggagagggagagggagagggagagggagagggagagggagagggagagggagagggagagggagagggagagggacacaccagcctgctagtctctatcgatggatgaaaaacagtaactgtgtctgtcactacaatccacgtatggatctttggagtaatccggtggagtccactttgtcattaacctgtagagggaaacaggtatttgtgtggacggccacatctcggatgcctttcggggtggcagatacttcagaacaaagcagtggagttcactttgttgttgacctgtagaaggaaacaggtatttgagtggacggccacaattcaagagcctttcggggtgaggcagatgcggtggagtggtcactgctgagtaaacattgaggtgtcatttgggttccatcgtggaacatttggatttcgtaattactctctattttctctctacatctacattttatcttcaatcaacggtggttgttgaagaagcctatgatcacatttcaccttacggcttgctgaactgaactttaagaaccattcctggacttggagtttgggagtttgccacacacacactacgagtctAGTttctggggttaatgtttaagatttaacatttttacttctaacattctaatatttttacttttatttttcttattatcataagtagttattaatagagTAGTTTTTTTaccactgatacatgactcggtgtttctattgttgctggtacgtaacacatgGCCAAGTCAAAAGTCCTTCTCCAGCTCACTGTTATTCAGATGTCCAAGTTAAAAGCGTCCTTTCGTGGCACATAGAGAAATTAAGAGTTGAAATACAATTAAAGCTACAGCAGAGCAACCTTATACAAGTAATTTATTTACATAAATATCACACAGACCATTAGGCATTACAGAAAAACAGCTACTTAGGTCCACATGAAAAGTGATATTACTCAGAGATTTCCCAAAGATTCAGCTGCCTCTGTTCACTTAGTCTCGGGCTTTTTCTCTCCTGCGTCAAGTTTTGGAAGTTCAATTTGCTCACGGTGTGCTGGGAATACTTCCCATGGGCTGTTGAGGTCAAATTTGCGGAATTCCTGGGCAAGTTCAACAGGCTCAGCGACCACACGTTTCACCTCATCATCATAGCGTACCTAGAAGGTAACATCAGTGGTTATATTTCATGGGATAGAACAATGAATATTAGTGTTTAATTAGGTTCAACTCTGTTGCCAATTTCTgatgtacttttttttttgcagactttCATTCCAATATTTCTTTCCTGACAATTCAGGGGCAGGGCGaaggaagagaaaaacaaaacagaaacaatCTACACTACTGAAGATATCAAATATTATACCTCCACATAGCCAGAGAGTGGAAAGTCTTTACGGAAGGGATGGCCTTCAAATCCATAGTCTGTGAGTATTCTTCTTAGGTCTGGGTGGTTAGCAAAGAATACACCATACAGATCCCAAATCTGGAACGAATAGCAGTAAAAATTATGCAACTTCTAAGTTTTgttaagaaatttaaattacaaATTTTATGGATGCAAGATGTAAGTGAAAAACAAATAATTTGTGCATCCATCCTGCAAGATACAAAATTATCTTCCAGGTAAAATTTTAAGCACAAATTAATAAAACCACACATAATAAATACTAAAGACTAAATAAATTAGATAGCTTAGATTATCAGGATATTTATTACAATAATATCCTTTGTTTCGTGCTCAAATCTGAAAACACAGTGTGGTTGGCTTAAATCTTATTATTAATTGTATGACTACTTTTGGAAAATAAGAATCTTGTAACAGTTAATGCCTGATTAAACCATGAAAGCCACATGATTTCTCACTTAAAATTAGAACTATAAAACATTAATGGAGAAAAGGTCACCCGGTTCATTAGATCTGCTCTTTCCAGGCAACACAAAGCCAACAAAACTTGGACTCTACCACAGCTGCCCCACACTTCAAACTAAACCCTAAAACATTCATCCATCTCTGGACTACTGACATCCACAAGCAACTTTCTTCCACCAAATTAGTAAAATAGTCATCCTAGAATTTATATACACAACCTTCAAATGATATGCGAGTTACTGAGCATACAAAATAGTTCAGTGAGATCTAAAAGAATAAACATTTTGGGTAGCATCTTTTGTCAGAACAGATAAGGAGTCCCAAATAGAATGGGGCCCACCTTTGCTTTTCAGACATTTGCTGCTTTAGTTGTTTGTAGTTTTCTGGCTGATCTCCAATCCTGCTTATGATTAGATACTTGAAGCCTTGCTTCCATATTTAATTAAATGTACAAAACTTAATCTACTTTTGCTAAGGTTAGGTTATCACAATGTTGTTGAGCCTCTACTCTCCCTATCTGCACTCTCTAGCCTCCAGTATATAATATTGTTCAACTCTTGGTTCAATTATCTACCACTCCTTAAGACCACATCACTTTGAAGATTACACTTTGCCTTGGCTTTCCAGGAAATGAACTATtaataaaaaggaacaaaaacagaaaatgctggaagaactcaggtcagCAGCATCCACAAAGAGAGAAACAACATCAACATCAATGACCCTTTCCTCAGAATAGGAAAAACAATTCCATTGAATTCCTTCAGCTCACCTCTCTCTCATACCAGTTTGCAGCTTGAAACACAGGTACTAAGGAATCCAGGGGCGTCAACTCATCAGTATAAGTCTTCACACGGATACGAGAGTTAAACTGCAGTGAAAGCAGGTTATATACAATCTGTTGGAAAAGAAATAAACAATATCTTAAAATTACGTTGTGACTGTCATTAATCAGAACACTGAAACATGACAACATGATTCTTTCACCAATTGTCTACTTTTCTAAAACTATGCAATACAACATTGTGCATTCAGTGTATTTATTGTATGCATGGAATCAAGTAAGTGATCTGGCAATTTGTAATTTGTTTTCAAGGTTTTTGTTAATGATTAACTCTATCCTTTTTTAAGCACCAAAAGCAAGTGAAATGTGGAAATATGTCCAAAAAAGTACACTAATTTTCTTTGAGCATCATTCCTTAACCAAGTAGCAGGGATATTTAGAAGCACGATGTTCACTCCACTTTTCAAGAAGTAAAGAGATGGAAGTCCATCCTCAGTGTAATAGGCAATACATGTCTTCTTGGTATCTCATCGATGATGATGCTGTTGTAAACTTCATCTGTGACGCTGCACACAACTCTATCTGAACCTTGAGGCCTTTCACATACATACTGGAGACAATTTTGTCAATTTTACTCAAAAGTGTTGCAGATTGATCTGGTCAAGATCATCAGCAAGACCTGTGCCATTTGCTTTCCAGGCTATCCTTGGAGCACTGCATGGATAACTCTTTCTCTTCTGTTCTATCCCAATTCCCCATACAAGATCCTCTTTGAAagaaagcagtcatccaatccaAGGGCAGTTCATCTGTGTTTAACATGTCCAAACGTTCAAGAACCTCAAAATTGGTCGTTCTGTCCTGCCGACAAATTAAATTGTTAGAAGATTTATATCTCAACTTTTACAACTGTATCTGGAGGGGAaaacaggaggggaaggggaaagaattaaagagaAAATATAAAACTATACTGCAGTGTAGCAAAATCAGTAACAATAGTAAGAGTCTATCAGAAAGGGACAGAGTATACTTCCAGTTATAATCAGAGCAGAGGAACATGGCACAAAGACAAAATTCAGGGCAATTTATCTGAATGTTTGCTGTATTTGAAATAAGATAGGTGGATttatggcacaaatagaaataaatagatcCAACCCAACACCATTACACAGGTGTGGTCGTAAAATGGTcaagattgggaattaaatattctaaaGATACTTAAATTTTAGAAGaaggcagcaaaaaaaaaaaaggGAGGAAGCAGGGTTGTCCAGATTTTAAGGAATTGGACGAaagcagtactgaggaaggatcTTGGCTCCAAAAATTAAACAGAAGCAGCTTTGAAGAACTATGAAACAATTTGTTAGGAACATTGTTGCTACTCCCAAACAGTGAAAGCAATACAGGGCAAAATACAAACCAGGAAATAAAGGTGCATTTAACAAGGGCAATAcaatctacatatagactgggcaaaccaaattagctATAATAGTGTGCAGGATAAATTCTTGAAGTGcttaagagatttttttttaaatcagaataaTGAGGAACCAGTGAGGGGGCAGgctataaaagcaaagatgtaatgctgaggctttataaggcattggtcagaccacatttggagtattgtgagcagttttgagccccatatctgaggaaggatgtgctggcattggagagggtccagaggaggtttacaagaatgatctcggggtgaaagggttaacatgcgAGTAGCGTTTGATGGGCTTTGggtctgtattcactggagtttagaagaatgacgggGGGAtcgcattgaaacctactgaatactgaagtacctggatagagtggacgtggagaggatgtttccagtagtgggagagtctaggaccagaataAAAGGAGGGCCCTTTAGAAATgacaggaggaggaatttctttagccagagggtggtgaatctgtggaattcattgacacagacagctgtggaggccaagtcattaggtatatttgaagcgaaggttgataggttcttgattagtaagggcgtcaaagggcgtcaaaggttaatggggttgagagggaaaaataaatcaaccatgatcgaatggcgaagcagactcgatgggccaaatggcctgattcagttcctatgtcttatgttcatTGTAATGACAAAGGGTTAATTGAGAAGCTGGTAGCCAAAGGGCCCATCTGgggatagtgatcataatatggtagcactttttaaaatgacactggagatAATTGGTGCATCGATTGTCAACTTCAACCTGAAATCAGGGTTTTAAATCTGAACAAAGCAAATTACAAAAGCCTGGGACACAAGTTGGCTTGGGTAGATTTGGAAACTGCAGTAAAAGATGTGAAGATGTGGCAGTGAACAAGCAAAACATTTAGAGAATTAAATCCCAACTTTTAAGTCATTTAGATCCTTTTAaggcaaataaaacagaaaaaaaatggatcAGCCATGGCTATTAAGAGAAGTTAATGAAAGTAATAGATCAAAAGGTAAGGATTTATATTGTTGCTACAAAGTAGCAAGCCTAGAAAATTTCataattcagcaaaggagaaccaagacaccaaaaaaaaagcaacattaaGAGCGGCctagtgagaaacataaaacagCGCAATTCTACAGATAAGTAAAATGGAAATGATTACCTGAAGTTAATGTGAGTTCCTGACATAGGAGAAATAATATCAGAGAATACAGAACTGgcagaaatattaaagaaatattttgtgcCCATTTTCATGCAATAATAAAAAACCTCTCAAAAACAGCAGGATCGAGAGAGGCTTAGGAGCTGAAAAAAATTAGCATTAGTAGAAAACTAGTTTTTAAGAAATTACTAGGAttgaaaggcaataaatccccACAATCTGGTGACCTGCATCCTAAGATTTGAAGATACCAATGGAGatattccaaaattccacaggttctaCAACATTTCCAtagattggaagatagcaaatgcaGCTTCAAGAAAGCAGAGATCTGATTTCAGCACCAGGGAAAATGCTGCAGTCTTAAGAAAGCAGTAACAGAACACTGCAGAGAGGTTTGAGGGAGAtagagacaggttaagtgaatggaggATGATATACAAGATGGAAAATTGCAAGGTTATCCATTTGGTCATATAAAATGAAAACATGGGCCATTGTTAAATTATAAAAGGTGTTAGTATTCAGAGGGACCCAGATATCCTTgttcatgaatcactgaaagttaatatgca
The genomic region above belongs to Pristis pectinata isolate sPriPec2 chromosome 14, sPriPec2.1.pri, whole genome shotgun sequence and contains:
- the ndufs3 gene encoding NADH dehydrogenase [ubiquinone] iron-sulfur protein 3, mitochondrial, with the protein product MAARLVSLACAGLRRSLRSSAPGWSVSVSQTRLEGSTPETRPTVRPKNELQRNQLSQFGEYVAEILPKYIQQAQVTCFNELELLIHPDGIIPVLTFLRDHTNAQFKSLADETAVDVPTRPFRFEIVYNLLSLQFNSRIRVKTYTDELTPLDSLVPVFQAANWYEREIWDLYGVFFANHPDLRRILTDYGFEGHPFRKDFPLSGYVEVRYDDEVKRVVAEPVELAQEFRKFDLNSPWEVFPAHREQIELPKLDAGEKKPETK